In Prescottella soli, a genomic segment contains:
- a CDS encoding DUF4873 domain-containing protein, translated as MTGRETARVAIVGTGFSGLCMAIRLKEAGIDDFVILEKASEVGGTWRENTYPGCGCDVMSLMYSFSFAPNRRWTRMYARQPEILDYIRRIVDAYGLTPHIRFDSEVVAYDFDESDDRWTVRTRGGDAYRARIVVAGLGPLHKPSIPDFPGRERFTGTAFHSAEWDHSVDLAGKRVAVIGTGASAVQFVPEVAKEAAHVDVFQRTAHWIVPKLDRPITPTEKRLFRTVPGSQKAYRGAIYWSHESLIAGFMHPRLMTVLERVARGLLRRQVPDPELRAALTPDYTIGCKRILVSSNYYPALQRDDVDLVTARIDGFTETGIRTIDGVERAADVVVYGTGFAIEDRFETDHIVGRGGLTIQDAWRGGMEAYLGMAVSGFPNFFLMMGPNSGGGNQSIVFVIEAQSHYVLECLQMMDRRDATRIEVRAGTQRDFNRRIHHKLERSVWNSGGCDSWYLDRTGRNRAAWPRSSVSYWLRTRHPDVDAFDLSSAAERDEEDYRGPAVLEGGGRTLDVDVHLTGHMDPLDGRYHWYGRVIGDERIADLKRPDAGVPTLRIGEGRAVDATLAEQDPWGHFRITGVGAPPFSLVDLVVYGGPTEGVSGTDPLPRGSTPDGHVL; from the coding sequence GTGACCGGACGCGAGACCGCGCGGGTGGCGATCGTCGGCACCGGATTCTCGGGCCTGTGCATGGCGATCCGGTTGAAGGAGGCGGGAATCGACGACTTCGTGATCCTGGAGAAGGCGTCCGAGGTCGGCGGAACGTGGCGCGAGAACACCTATCCGGGCTGTGGGTGCGACGTGATGTCGCTGATGTACTCGTTCTCGTTCGCCCCGAACCGGCGGTGGACGCGGATGTACGCGCGGCAGCCCGAGATCCTCGACTACATCCGCCGGATCGTCGACGCGTACGGCCTGACCCCGCACATCCGCTTCGACTCCGAGGTGGTGGCCTACGACTTCGACGAGTCCGACGACCGCTGGACCGTCCGCACCCGCGGCGGGGACGCGTACCGTGCGCGGATCGTCGTGGCCGGGCTCGGGCCCCTGCACAAGCCCAGCATCCCCGACTTCCCCGGTCGGGAGCGCTTCACGGGCACGGCCTTCCACTCCGCGGAGTGGGACCACTCGGTCGATCTGGCCGGCAAGCGGGTGGCGGTGATCGGGACCGGCGCCAGCGCGGTCCAGTTCGTGCCGGAAGTCGCGAAGGAGGCCGCACACGTCGACGTCTTCCAGCGCACCGCGCACTGGATCGTCCCGAAACTCGATCGACCGATCACGCCGACCGAGAAGCGCCTCTTCCGCACCGTCCCCGGCAGTCAGAAGGCGTACCGCGGCGCGATCTACTGGAGCCACGAGTCGCTGATCGCGGGCTTCATGCATCCCCGGCTGATGACGGTGCTCGAGCGCGTCGCCCGCGGACTGCTGCGCCGCCAGGTGCCCGACCCGGAACTGCGCGCGGCCCTGACACCGGACTACACGATCGGCTGCAAACGGATCCTGGTGTCCAGCAACTACTATCCGGCGCTGCAACGCGACGACGTGGACCTGGTGACAGCGCGCATCGACGGCTTCACCGAGACCGGCATCCGCACCATCGACGGTGTCGAACGCGCCGCCGACGTCGTCGTGTACGGCACCGGCTTCGCGATCGAGGACCGCTTCGAGACCGACCACATCGTCGGCCGGGGCGGGCTGACCATCCAGGACGCGTGGCGCGGCGGCATGGAGGCGTACCTGGGGATGGCGGTGAGCGGATTCCCGAACTTCTTCCTCATGATGGGCCCCAACTCGGGCGGCGGGAACCAGTCCATCGTGTTCGTCATCGAGGCGCAGTCGCACTACGTCCTCGAGTGCCTGCAGATGATGGACCGCCGAGACGCCACCCGCATCGAGGTCCGGGCGGGCACCCAGCGGGACTTCAACCGCCGCATCCACCACAAGCTCGAGCGGTCGGTGTGGAACTCGGGCGGCTGCGACAGCTGGTACCTCGACCGGACCGGCCGCAACCGTGCGGCGTGGCCCAGGTCGAGCGTGTCGTACTGGCTGCGGACACGGCACCCGGACGTCGACGCGTTCGACCTGAGCAGCGCGGCCGAACGCGACGAGGAGGACTACCGCGGGCCCGCCGTGCTCGAGGGCGGCGGTCGCACCCTGGACGTCGACGTGCACCTGACCGGGCACATGGACCCGCTCGACGGGCGCTACCACTGGTACGGCCGGGTGATCGGCGACGAGCGCATCGCGGACCTGAAGCGGCCGGACGCCGGGGTGCCCACGCTCCGGATCGGCGAGGGTCGCGCCGTGGACGCGACCCTCGCCGAACAGGACCCGTGGGGGCACTTCCGGATCACCGGAGTCGGCGCACCACCGTTCTCCCTCGTCGACCTGGTGGTCTACGGAGGCCCCACGGAAGGGGTGTCCGGCACCGACCCCCTCCCCCGAGGATCGACGCCGGACGGCCACGTGCTGTGA
- a CDS encoding sensor histidine kinase produces the protein MVDSANWDFGDFENLEEVLADMRSRLVDSVATPARLRELLEAVLVVGAGLELDSVLQRIVQAATTLLDARYGALGVRNPDGGLSEFVYEGITAAERARMGHLPEGHGLLGLLMEHPRPVRVAHLGKHPASVGFPPNHPPMDSFLGMPIIVRGQVFGSIYLTEKRTGPEFTDEDETILDALATSAGVAIDNAHLFEESRTRERWLTALASFNARLLSGGSIDEALDLLVTRTRDLCSASGAYVMVVDEEDATVEAAASDVGPRAGSHLDLSESDLLPVVRGRRPALLTERDRVAPFDASGSVRIAALPLSTTSGVAGMLVVTRESQGWTQDEVTRLGSISDSAALAVEFADQQHRRRQLDVLADRDRIARDLHDNVIQQLFATGMSLQSLLLDEAHPVPESAANTLTQTVSQLDRTIREIRTSIFDLHTAGEEAPTSLRRRLLDAIGDLTTRSALTPNVQFTGAIDTLVPTRIHPHAEAVLREGLSNALRHAGASTITVAVDAADHLTIRICDDGVGVPDNPRRSGLDNLARRAEQCGGTCTVTAGATSGTELTWRVPL, from the coding sequence ATGGTCGACAGCGCGAATTGGGACTTCGGGGACTTCGAGAACCTGGAGGAAGTGCTCGCGGACATGCGCAGTCGCCTCGTCGACAGTGTCGCGACGCCCGCCCGGTTGCGGGAACTGCTCGAGGCGGTCCTCGTGGTGGGTGCAGGCCTGGAGCTGGACTCGGTCCTGCAGCGGATCGTGCAGGCGGCGACGACATTGCTCGACGCGCGGTACGGGGCGCTGGGCGTCCGGAATCCCGACGGTGGCCTCTCGGAGTTCGTGTACGAGGGCATCACCGCGGCCGAACGCGCGCGGATGGGCCACCTGCCTGAGGGTCACGGCCTGTTGGGTCTGCTGATGGAGCATCCGCGACCGGTGCGTGTCGCGCACCTGGGCAAGCATCCCGCGTCGGTCGGTTTCCCGCCGAACCATCCGCCGATGGACAGTTTCCTCGGCATGCCGATCATCGTGCGGGGCCAGGTGTTCGGCAGCATCTACCTCACCGAGAAGCGCACCGGCCCCGAGTTCACCGACGAGGACGAGACGATCCTCGACGCGCTCGCCACCTCGGCCGGCGTCGCGATCGACAACGCGCACCTGTTCGAGGAGTCCCGGACGCGGGAGCGGTGGCTGACGGCGCTCGCGTCGTTCAACGCGCGGCTGCTGTCGGGCGGGTCGATCGACGAGGCCCTCGACCTGCTCGTGACGCGCACCCGCGACCTGTGCAGTGCGAGCGGCGCGTACGTCATGGTCGTCGACGAGGAGGACGCCACCGTCGAGGCGGCCGCCTCCGACGTCGGTCCCCGGGCGGGCAGCCACCTCGACCTGTCCGAGTCCGACCTGCTGCCGGTCGTCCGGGGCCGACGTCCCGCTCTGCTCACCGAGCGGGATCGGGTGGCCCCGTTCGACGCGTCGGGCAGTGTCCGGATCGCGGCGCTGCCGCTGTCCACGACGTCCGGGGTCGCGGGCATGCTGGTGGTGACGCGCGAGAGCCAGGGGTGGACGCAGGACGAGGTCACCCGGTTGGGTTCGATCTCCGACTCCGCCGCACTGGCGGTGGAGTTCGCCGATCAGCAGCACCGGCGGCGGCAGCTCGACGTCCTGGCCGACCGCGACCGCATCGCCCGCGACCTGCACGACAACGTCATCCAGCAGCTGTTCGCGACCGGGATGAGCCTGCAGAGCCTGCTGCTCGACGAGGCCCACCCGGTCCCGGAGTCCGCGGCGAACACGCTCACCCAGACGGTCTCCCAGCTCGACCGCACCATCCGCGAGATCCGCACCTCGATCTTCGACCTGCACACCGCGGGCGAGGAGGCCCCGACGAGCCTGCGCCGACGGCTGCTCGACGCGATCGGCGACCTGACCACCCGCTCGGCGCTCACCCCGAACGTGCAGTTCACCGGTGCGATCGACACGCTCGTGCCGACGCGGATCCATCCGCACGCCGAGGCGGTCCTGCGGGAGGGGCTGAGCAACGCGCTGCGGCACGCGGGCGCGTCCACGATCACGGTCGCGGTCGACGCCGCCGACCACCTGACCATCCGCATCTGCGACGACGGTGTCGGCGTCCCGGACAATCCGCGTCGCAGCGGCCTGGACAACCTGGCCCGACGGGCCGAGCAGTGCGGCGGCACGTGCACCGTTACGGCCGGCGCCACCTCCGGCACCGAGCTGACCTGGCGGGTGCCGTTGTGA
- a CDS encoding MOSC and FAD-binding oxidoreductase domain-containing protein has translation MTRSAAGRLVSINVGLPKDVPWRGKTVHTGIWKSPVSGPVTARRLNLDGDGQGDLAGHGGEMRAVMVYQLDSYRHWAREFGRDDFAHGQFGENFTVEGLPDDQVCIGDRYRIGGAVFEVTQPRVTCYRVGLRMDEPRMAALLVSHRRPGFYLRVLEEGAVEAGQEIAKVSGGPESLTVVEADQLLYSANHPRDQLERALRIDALSPGWQASFRSLLESADRSVVGGNVGLSPAAAGPPPAWSGFRPLCVTGIRQETSTIFSVLLADPEGAALPAALPGQYLTVKLEPDTAGPSLVRSYSLSGEPGAATYRISIKVEPHGAASNRLHDTLSAGDRLSSAAPRGTFFLSTDRAPVLLVSAGVGVTPVLAMLRSLADEHSAREVWWLHGTRNTTEHAFADEVREQLVRLPNSRFRICYSRPGPDDRVGVDFTDTGHIDAALLARIDPPRDARAYICGPDAFMRDVTDALVTLGLAPDRVRTEIFGAGPSTTPGIAATAAVPPHAPPDAVDAGPAVSFARSGLTATFDAARYASILELAEACDVPVRWSCRTGVCHTCETAMMSGHTSYAPEPIDPPGTGDVLICCSTPVDDVVLDL, from the coding sequence ATGACTCGTTCCGCCGCCGGTCGGCTGGTTTCGATCAACGTCGGCCTTCCGAAGGACGTTCCGTGGCGCGGGAAGACCGTTCACACCGGCATCTGGAAATCGCCGGTATCGGGTCCGGTCACCGCCCGGCGGCTCAATCTCGACGGCGACGGGCAGGGCGATCTGGCCGGACACGGCGGCGAGATGCGCGCGGTCATGGTCTATCAGCTCGATTCCTATCGGCACTGGGCGCGCGAGTTCGGACGTGACGATTTCGCGCACGGACAGTTCGGGGAGAACTTCACGGTCGAGGGTCTCCCGGACGATCAGGTGTGCATCGGGGACCGGTACCGAATCGGCGGGGCGGTCTTCGAGGTCACCCAGCCGAGGGTCACGTGCTACCGCGTCGGCCTGCGGATGGACGAGCCCCGCATGGCCGCCTTGCTCGTCTCACATCGTCGCCCCGGCTTCTACCTCCGTGTCCTCGAGGAGGGGGCGGTCGAGGCCGGCCAGGAGATCGCCAAGGTCTCCGGCGGTCCGGAGTCGCTGACGGTGGTCGAGGCCGACCAGTTGCTGTACTCCGCGAACCACCCCCGCGATCAGCTCGAGCGCGCCCTGCGGATCGACGCCCTCAGTCCGGGATGGCAGGCGTCGTTCCGGTCCCTGCTCGAGAGTGCCGATCGTTCGGTCGTCGGCGGCAACGTCGGGTTGAGCCCGGCCGCGGCAGGCCCTCCCCCGGCGTGGTCGGGGTTTCGACCGCTTTGTGTCACCGGGATCCGGCAGGAGACCTCCACCATCTTCTCCGTCCTGCTCGCCGACCCGGAAGGCGCGGCGCTTCCGGCGGCGCTGCCCGGCCAGTACCTGACCGTGAAGCTCGAACCGGACACCGCCGGGCCGTCGCTCGTCCGCAGCTATTCGCTGTCCGGCGAGCCGGGCGCCGCCACCTACCGGATCAGCATCAAGGTCGAACCACACGGGGCGGCCAGCAACCGACTGCACGACACCCTGTCCGCCGGCGACCGGCTGAGCTCGGCCGCGCCACGCGGCACCTTCTTCCTGTCGACCGATCGTGCGCCGGTGCTCCTCGTCTCCGCCGGCGTAGGCGTGACGCCCGTGCTGGCGATGCTCCGGTCGCTGGCCGACGAGCACTCCGCCCGGGAGGTGTGGTGGCTGCACGGGACCCGGAACACCACCGAGCACGCCTTCGCGGACGAGGTGCGCGAGCAGCTGGTTCGCTTGCCCAACAGTCGTTTTCGCATCTGCTACAGCCGACCCGGCCCCGACGACCGCGTCGGCGTCGACTTCACGGACACCGGGCACATCGACGCGGCACTACTCGCGCGCATCGATCCGCCGCGAGACGCCCGCGCCTACATCTGTGGTCCCGACGCGTTCATGCGCGATGTCACCGACGCGCTCGTCACGCTCGGGCTGGCCCCGGACCGGGTGCGCACCGAGATCTTCGGCGCCGGGCCGAGCACCACCCCGGGCATCGCGGCCACCGCCGCGGTGCCACCGCACGCACCGCCCGACGCTGTCGATGCCGGCCCGGCGGTGTCGTTTGCCCGCAGCGGTCTGACGGCGACGTTCGACGCCGCGCGGTACGCCAGCATCCTCGAACTGGCCGAGGCGTGCGATGTCCCGGTCCGATGGTCGTGCCGGACCGGGGTCTGCCACACCTGTGAGACCGCGATGATGAGCGGTCACACCTCGTACGCCCCCGAGCCGATCGACCCGCCCGGTACCGGGGATGTGCTCATCTGCTGTTCGACACCGGTCGACGACGTGGTTCTCGACCTCTGA
- a CDS encoding DUF1214 domain-containing protein, translating into MTDAGGFDRPKMTVDYARAVGATAYLWGWSLVNMHNRRNLMEQLPEPGLLAGIVPAGPPGTIGMLHDYIRPEERVVACPNQDVAYGFGVLDSERGPSVVQVPDFGDRFWVYQVVDQRTDSFVELGKMYGTRPGFYLLAHNSWDGDVPAGITGVFRYDTRVGVVIPRVFMDDTAQDRVAIAPLVGRICMYPLSEFDGEVKVRDWADVPTFGDGRATGDQTETQWVDPEKFFDVLGQVLDEVPPLPGEEALYEWFRSILVASEGDRVVADALRQAAIDTDAVVRGLFEFRNIGNPVAHNWTTQRNGAAFGTDYLSRTAIGKSNIFVNTPNETAYYYQDLDDAGDRLHGSNAYTVRFPAAQLPPVRGFWSLTVYNKHHFFHPNDLDRFSLGTKNQGLTHGDDGSLTLTVGGAAPTDPKLLANWLPAPDDEFTLYLRAYWPEQSILDGIWEPPAVTRQ; encoded by the coding sequence ATGACCGATGCCGGGGGATTCGACCGCCCGAAGATGACCGTCGACTACGCGCGGGCGGTGGGTGCCACCGCGTATCTGTGGGGATGGTCGCTCGTGAACATGCACAATCGGCGGAACCTCATGGAGCAGCTGCCGGAGCCGGGCCTGCTCGCCGGAATCGTGCCGGCCGGGCCTCCCGGGACGATCGGAATGCTGCACGACTACATCCGTCCGGAGGAGCGAGTCGTTGCCTGCCCCAACCAGGATGTCGCGTACGGCTTCGGGGTCCTCGATTCCGAGCGCGGCCCCTCGGTGGTGCAGGTCCCCGACTTCGGTGACCGGTTCTGGGTGTACCAGGTGGTGGACCAGCGCACCGACTCGTTCGTCGAGCTCGGCAAGATGTACGGGACCCGTCCCGGCTTCTACCTGCTCGCGCACAACTCGTGGGACGGTGACGTGCCCGCCGGCATCACCGGTGTGTTCCGGTACGACACTCGCGTCGGCGTCGTGATCCCGCGAGTGTTCATGGACGACACCGCGCAGGATCGCGTAGCCATCGCCCCGCTCGTGGGCCGCATCTGCATGTATCCGCTGTCGGAGTTCGACGGTGAGGTCAAGGTTCGGGACTGGGCGGACGTTCCGACGTTCGGTGACGGCCGAGCGACCGGCGACCAGACCGAAACCCAGTGGGTGGATCCCGAGAAGTTCTTCGACGTGCTCGGCCAGGTTCTCGACGAGGTGCCCCCACTGCCGGGTGAGGAGGCGCTGTACGAGTGGTTCCGATCGATTCTTGTTGCCTCAGAAGGCGACCGGGTCGTCGCGGACGCACTCCGGCAGGCCGCGATCGATACCGATGCCGTTGTCCGGGGCCTGTTCGAGTTCCGCAACATCGGCAATCCCGTCGCTCACAACTGGACCACGCAGCGCAACGGCGCCGCGTTCGGCACCGACTACCTGTCTCGGACCGCGATCGGGAAGTCGAACATCTTCGTCAACACCCCGAACGAAACCGCTTACTACTACCAGGATCTCGACGACGCGGGCGACCGCCTCCACGGCTCGAACGCGTACACGGTCCGGTTCCCCGCCGCTCAGCTCCCGCCGGTCCGCGGGTTCTGGTCGTTGACGGTCTACAACAAGCACCACTTCTTCCACCCCAACGACCTCGACCGGTTCTCGCTGGGGACCAAGAACCAGGGCCTCACGCACGGAGACGACGGATCGCTGACCCTCACGGTCGGAGGGGCCGCTCCCACCGACCCGAAGCTGCTGGCGAACTGGCTGCCCGCACCCGACGACGAGTTCACGCTCTATCTGCGCGCCTACTGGCCCGAACAGAGCATCCTCGACGGCATCTGGGAACCACCCGCCGTCACACGGCAGTAG
- a CDS encoding WXG100 family type VII secretion target, with the protein MVRADPEQIHSTADRMTALADEFWDDIEDLRRGTEDLMAGDWIGAAADTHAALWEEWVDSARRVAVALSDNAGLLHQAADAYTSTDEHNASAASSLRLEIDS; encoded by the coding sequence ATGGTGAGAGCTGACCCGGAGCAGATTCACTCGACGGCTGATCGAATGACCGCACTGGCCGACGAATTCTGGGACGACATCGAGGATCTCCGCCGGGGGACCGAGGACCTTATGGCGGGCGATTGGATCGGCGCTGCCGCCGACACACACGCAGCTCTGTGGGAGGAGTGGGTCGATTCGGCGCGGCGTGTGGCCGTCGCTTTGAGCGACAATGCCGGGCTTCTGCATCAAGCAGCCGACGCGTACACGAGCACTGACGAACACAACGCGAGCGCAGCGTCGAGCCTTCGACTGGAGATCGACTCCTGA
- a CDS encoding WXG100 family type VII secretion target translates to MARYVANTEQILALVDKARRIGERIDRRISQVEHEIAALHVEWQGDASDAHRAKADTWQREMNDMKTALGALEAAVHSAHDGYVTNVEHNMRMWP, encoded by the coding sequence ATGGCACGCTATGTCGCCAACACAGAACAGATTCTGGCCCTTGTCGACAAAGCCCGGCGAATCGGTGAGCGAATCGACCGACGCATCTCCCAGGTAGAACATGAAATTGCTGCGCTTCACGTCGAGTGGCAAGGCGACGCTTCCGACGCCCATCGCGCCAAAGCCGACACTTGGCAGCGCGAGATGAACGATATGAAGACGGCGTTGGGGGCGCTCGAGGCGGCCGTGCACAGCGCCCATGACGGATACGTCACCAATGTCGAGCACAACATGAGGATGTGGCCCTGA
- a CDS encoding colicin E3/pyocin S6 family cytotoxin has product MKKLAPRYRQRWEDADGTTYEWDYQHGAVEKYNKSGKHLGE; this is encoded by the coding sequence GTGAAGAAGTTGGCCCCGCGGTACCGGCAGCGATGGGAAGACGCCGACGGAACCACGTACGAGTGGGACTACCAGCACGGCGCAGTCGAGAAATACAACAAGAGCGGCAAACATCTCGGCGAATGA
- a CDS encoding DUF7683 domain-containing protein produces the protein MKVNYLEAYDRESGFLVREYRLNGIELTDLKRLLGIDLQVEIFGYDVPTSLVPELGKYTEEPVIVDESCDYQVGFFRE, from the coding sequence ATGAAAGTGAACTATTTAGAAGCCTACGATAGAGAATCCGGTTTTCTGGTACGCGAATACCGCTTGAACGGCATAGAACTTACGGACCTGAAGCGACTACTCGGTATCGACCTACAGGTTGAAATATTCGGGTACGACGTTCCAACTTCGCTCGTTCCCGAATTAGGCAAGTACACCGAAGAGCCCGTGATCGTGGACGAATCCTGCGACTATCAGGTCGGATTCTTCCGAGAGTAG
- a CDS encoding response regulator transcription factor — protein MTRVFLVDDHEIVRRGLVDLLGSAPDLTVVGEAASVGEAMARIPSSGADVAVLDVRLPDGNGVELCRDLRAVLPDLRCLMLTSYADDEALFDAVMAGASGFVLKQILGTDLISAVRTVGTGGSLLDSRATAALMQRIRSERTVDPLAELSDQERAVFDLIGEGLTNREIAERLFLAEKTIKNYVSRLLAKLGMQRRTQAAVLATELRSNRRS, from the coding sequence ATGACCCGGGTCTTTCTGGTGGACGATCACGAGATCGTGCGGCGTGGACTGGTCGATCTCCTCGGCAGTGCGCCCGACCTCACGGTCGTCGGCGAGGCCGCGTCGGTCGGCGAGGCGATGGCGCGGATCCCGTCCAGCGGCGCCGACGTCGCCGTGCTCGATGTGCGCCTGCCCGACGGCAACGGCGTCGAGCTGTGCCGTGACCTGCGGGCCGTGCTGCCCGACCTGCGGTGCCTGATGCTCACCTCGTACGCCGACGACGAGGCCCTGTTCGACGCGGTCATGGCCGGCGCCTCCGGGTTCGTCCTCAAGCAGATCCTCGGCACCGACCTGATCTCGGCGGTCCGGACCGTCGGAACCGGCGGGTCGCTGCTCGACAGCCGCGCGACGGCCGCCCTCATGCAGCGGATCCGGTCCGAGCGCACCGTCGACCCGCTGGCCGAACTCTCCGATCAGGAGCGGGCCGTGTTCGACCTCATCGGCGAGGGCCTGACCAACCGCGAGATCGCCGAGCGGCTGTTCCTGGCCGAGAAGACGATCAAGAACTACGTCTCCCGGCTGCTCGCCAAGCTCGGCATGCAGCGCCGCACCCAGGCCGCGGTCCTCGCGACGGAGCTGCGGAGCAACCGGCGCAGCTAG
- a CDS encoding dienelactone hydrolase family protein, translating into MPNRSMNEDDPLEDFDRRRIEFDGVARTVYAAGSGPAVVVMPEMPGISPHVARFARWVRDAGFTVYMPSLFGRDGAVPTVEEGLAVLRRACVSAEFRALGTNDPSPVTVWLRSLARHAHAECGGRGVGVIGMCFTGNFALSMMLEPAVLAPVLSQPSLPLDDPDAVDSGPAELAAVRRRLDGEDLTVMAYRFRGDRFCRAQRFAAYADALGDRFVARELPDSAANPDTSPFFEHVIGGPHSVVTAHLVDDAGQPTIAARDEILSFFRVRLGP; encoded by the coding sequence GTGCCGAACCGCAGCATGAACGAGGACGACCCGCTCGAGGACTTCGACCGTCGACGGATCGAGTTCGACGGCGTCGCGAGGACCGTCTACGCCGCGGGCAGCGGACCAGCGGTGGTCGTCATGCCGGAGATGCCGGGGATCAGTCCGCACGTCGCGCGCTTCGCCCGCTGGGTGCGAGACGCGGGTTTCACCGTGTACATGCCTTCCCTGTTCGGCCGCGATGGCGCGGTCCCCACCGTCGAGGAGGGGCTCGCCGTGCTCCGACGGGCGTGCGTCAGCGCCGAGTTCCGTGCGCTCGGCACGAACGACCCGAGCCCGGTGACGGTGTGGCTGAGGAGCCTCGCGCGACACGCGCACGCCGAGTGCGGCGGCCGCGGTGTGGGCGTGATCGGGATGTGTTTCACGGGCAACTTCGCGCTGTCGATGATGCTCGAGCCAGCCGTGCTCGCGCCCGTCCTCTCGCAGCCGTCGCTCCCGCTCGACGACCCCGACGCCGTCGACAGCGGTCCCGCCGAGTTGGCGGCGGTCCGCCGCCGCCTCGACGGCGAGGACCTGACCGTGATGGCCTACCGGTTCCGCGGGGACCGGTTCTGCCGGGCGCAACGCTTCGCGGCGTACGCGGACGCGCTCGGCGACCGCTTCGTGGCGCGGGAGCTGCCCGATTCGGCCGCCAACCCGGACACCTCGCCGTTCTTCGAGCACGTGATCGGCGGCCCGCACAGCGTGGTGACCGCCCACCTGGTGGACGATGCGGGGCAGCCGACGATTGCCGCGCGCGACGAGATCCTGTCGTTCTTCCGCGTCCGCCTCGGCCCGTGA
- a CDS encoding GlxA family transcriptional regulator, producing the protein MRIGILAYEGCLAAEIFLFSDMLLVANRVARQAGAAQDPFAVSVIAASATPVRAAGGFPIGAEPWHHDFDRLVVPGFELVPSEDPEARLRAWRRETEFLGAAAARGTELASVCVGAFLLGEAGLLDGRRCTTSWLFAAELARRYPAATVQGDSLVMHDGPITTTAAFSAALDLATAVTRAHLGDGVARATARITLVAENRTSQAPYMVDAMLPNGHGPFSEEVGRWLVEHLTEPYDLARLAGAFHVSTRTMLRRFRAETGQSPLAFLRRSRVRAAKSLLETTDRPLAQIAELVGYQDAGTFRRLFLEQVGMSTAEYRRQFRAAPSAGGGEIAPERGDGATRATARSPKH; encoded by the coding sequence ATGCGGATCGGGATCCTCGCCTACGAGGGGTGCCTGGCGGCGGAGATCTTCCTCTTCTCCGACATGTTGCTGGTGGCCAATCGGGTCGCACGGCAGGCCGGCGCCGCGCAGGACCCGTTCGCGGTGTCGGTGATCGCCGCGTCGGCGACGCCCGTGCGGGCCGCCGGGGGATTCCCCATCGGCGCCGAGCCGTGGCACCACGACTTCGACCGACTCGTCGTGCCCGGGTTCGAACTCGTGCCGTCGGAGGATCCGGAGGCGCGGTTGCGCGCGTGGCGCCGCGAAACGGAGTTCCTGGGCGCCGCCGCGGCCCGCGGAACCGAGCTCGCCTCGGTGTGCGTCGGCGCGTTCCTCCTGGGCGAGGCCGGACTCCTCGACGGGCGCCGGTGCACCACGTCGTGGCTGTTCGCTGCCGAACTCGCGCGGCGGTACCCGGCCGCGACGGTCCAGGGGGATTCGCTGGTGATGCACGACGGGCCGATCACGACGACGGCGGCGTTCAGCGCCGCGCTCGACCTCGCCACGGCCGTCACCCGCGCGCACCTCGGGGACGGTGTCGCGCGGGCCACGGCCCGGATCACCCTCGTCGCCGAGAACCGGACGAGCCAGGCGCCGTACATGGTGGACGCGATGCTGCCGAACGGTCACGGGCCGTTCTCCGAGGAGGTGGGCAGATGGTTGGTCGAGCACCTGACCGAGCCCTACGACCTCGCCCGGCTGGCGGGGGCGTTCCACGTGAGCACGCGCACGATGTTGCGACGGTTCCGCGCCGAGACGGGACAGTCCCCACTCGCGTTCCTCCGGCGGTCCCGCGTCCGCGCCGCCAAGTCGCTGCTCGAGACCACCGACCGGCCGCTGGCGCAGATCGCCGAACTCGTCGGCTACCAGGATGCGGGGACGTTCCGCCGACTGTTCCTCGAGCAGGTGGGAATGAGCACCGCGGAGTACCGGCGCCAGTTCCGGGCGGCACCGTCAGCCGGGGGTGGCGAGATCGCCCCCGAACGTGGCGACGGCGCCACTCGTGCGACGGCGCGGTCGCCGAAACACTGA